One genomic window of Undibacterium cyanobacteriorum includes the following:
- a CDS encoding glycoside hydrolase family 10 protein encodes MLKQTISRILPQRRSQLGLAAMLLVLAACSTAPQVPTQTPTSTQTNEAAQSDALKSANEKVDPGIVLKPVVNPLAVGGALASAKDDMPPAAPREFRAAWVSTVANIDWPSRRDLSSEKQQAEILQILEMAVQLKLNALILQVRPSGDAIYPSTLEPWSEFLTGEQGRAPNPYYDPLQFWIEQAHKRGIQLHAWFNPYRARTPSMRTPNAATHIAKRAPQVVRTYGDLQWMDPAEPIAAQHTLAVIRDVVQRYDIDGVHIDDYFYPYPIKNSAGQEIDFPDTNAWRAYQQSGGALSRADWRRQHVNHLVENIYYAVHQIKPWVKFGISPFGIGRPDRLPAGITGFSQFDKLYADVELWLQNGWLDYLVPQLYWPIHQSAQSFPVLNQYWHAQNTMQRPIWPGLYTSRIDNSEASWSSEEILKQVDVTRNNPNAGHSHFSFVALAQDRKQVRSRLANEKYIAPALVPAFPWLNPQTQLTPRPVLNPIKESRSVQVSWNGDASGVVQLAIWKRSESGWQFSVQDAAQTTIKADLDNKGNRIKQVVVSSVNRYGEESGRSSIAVE; translated from the coding sequence ATGTTGAAGCAAACCATTTCTCGCATTTTGCCACAGCGTCGCTCGCAGCTTGGTTTAGCAGCGATGTTGTTGGTGCTTGCTGCTTGTAGCACAGCACCGCAAGTACCAACCCAAACGCCAACATCAACCCAAACGAATGAAGCGGCACAGAGTGATGCACTGAAGTCTGCCAATGAAAAAGTAGACCCCGGCATCGTCTTGAAACCGGTCGTTAATCCTTTGGCGGTCGGTGGGGCCTTGGCGTCAGCCAAAGACGATATGCCGCCAGCGGCACCGCGTGAATTTCGCGCGGCTTGGGTGTCGACCGTCGCCAATATCGATTGGCCCAGCCGACGCGATTTGAGTAGCGAAAAGCAGCAGGCCGAGATCCTCCAAATCTTGGAGATGGCGGTTCAACTCAAATTGAATGCACTGATCTTGCAAGTACGCCCCAGTGGTGATGCCATTTATCCTTCGACTTTGGAACCGTGGTCGGAGTTTTTGACTGGCGAACAAGGGCGAGCTCCGAATCCCTACTACGATCCTCTACAGTTCTGGATAGAGCAAGCACATAAACGCGGGATTCAATTGCATGCGTGGTTCAACCCGTATCGCGCCCGCACACCATCGATGCGTACGCCGAATGCTGCCACCCATATTGCGAAACGCGCACCGCAAGTTGTGCGTACCTACGGTGATTTGCAATGGATGGACCCCGCTGAACCTATCGCTGCGCAACATACACTCGCTGTGATCCGTGATGTCGTGCAACGTTATGACATCGATGGTGTACATATCGATGATTATTTCTATCCCTACCCTATTAAGAACAGCGCTGGTCAAGAGATCGATTTTCCCGATACCAATGCTTGGCGCGCTTATCAACAAAGCGGTGGCGCTTTATCGCGTGCCGACTGGCGTCGTCAGCATGTGAATCATTTGGTTGAGAATATTTATTACGCGGTGCATCAGATCAAGCCGTGGGTGAAATTTGGCATTAGTCCTTTCGGTATTGGTCGTCCCGATCGCTTACCGGCTGGAATTACGGGTTTTAGTCAGTTTGATAAATTGTATGCTGATGTCGAATTGTGGCTACAGAACGGCTGGCTCGATTATTTAGTACCGCAACTGTACTGGCCTATTCATCAAAGCGCACAGTCGTTTCCCGTTTTGAATCAATATTGGCACGCCCAAAACACGATGCAGCGTCCGATCTGGCCCGGCTTATATACCAGCCGTATCGACAATAGCGAAGCGAGCTGGAGTAGTGAAGAAATTCTCAAACAAGTTGACGTCACACGTAACAATCCGAATGCGGGCCACAGTCATTTCAGTTTCGTCGCCTTGGCCCAAGACCGCAAACAAGTGCGTTCACGTTTAGCCAATGAGAAATACATCGCGCCTGCTTTAGTGCCAGCTTTTCCTTGGCTTAACCCGCAAACGCAACTCACCCCACGCCCGGTTTTGAACCCGATCAAAGAGAGTAGGTCGGTACAGGTCTCATGGAACGGCGATGCGAGCGGCGTTGTTCAACTAGCGATTTGGAAACGCAGCGAAAGTGGCTGGCAATTCAGCGTACAAGACGCCGCACAAACTACCATCAAAGCGGATCTCGACAACAAAGGCAATCGGATTAAGCAGGTCGTGGTATCGAGTGTCAATCGTTATGGTGAGGAGAGTGGGCGGAGTTCGATTGCGGTGGAGTGA
- a CDS encoding cupin domain-containing protein, whose product MSDHPATLTALIATDVAPRAKKSIYPEPFASRMEGREKRILGDLFGLTNFGVNLTTLAPNAVSALRHCHTHQDEFIYIVQGRPSLVTNEGKTQLAPGMCAGFKAGTGNAHCLLNETDEVVLYLEVGDRTPNDEVAYPDEDLKAVFHNGGWMFLHKDGSSY is encoded by the coding sequence ATGTCCGACCACCCCGCTACACTGACCGCGCTGATCGCCACCGATGTCGCCCCGCGTGCTAAAAAATCGATTTATCCAGAACCCTTTGCATCGCGAATGGAAGGTCGTGAAAAACGCATTTTAGGTGATCTTTTCGGGCTGACGAATTTTGGTGTCAACCTCACCACCTTAGCACCGAATGCGGTCTCTGCTTTACGTCATTGCCACACGCATCAGGATGAATTCATCTACATCGTTCAAGGCCGCCCAAGCTTGGTCACGAATGAGGGGAAAACACAGTTGGCACCCGGTATGTGTGCCGGTTTTAAAGCAGGCACGGGGAACGCCCATTGCTTACTCAATGAAACCGATGAAGTCGTTTTGTATCTCGAAGTAGGCGATCGCACCCCGAACGACGAAGTTGCGTATCCCGATGAAGACCTTAAAGCCGTGTTTCACAACGGCGGCTGGATGTTTTTGCACAAAGACGGTAGTTCGTACTGA
- the pgi gene encoding glucose-6-phosphate isomerase, producing MNLTKTAEWQALLGHRSRLQDRHLRDLFAEDAQRFHHFSHELDGLLVDYSKQRVDRAALNDLVALARSAEVEQWRDRMFAGEKINFSENRAVLHTALRHTDYTPFPSAEDNVMPQVHAVRKQMRDIVERVRSGLWRGFKGDAIQNIVNIGIGGSDLGPKLATRALSAQQHPGLHFYYVSNLDSAHLAPLIERLDPRTTLFIVASKTFTTQETSINAHTARNWLLAAATEEWAIAKHFIAVTSNPSKAMEFGIPEQNILQIWDWVGGRYSLWSAVGLSVALAIGMRGFERLLEGAETMDKHFRSAPLEKNLPVLLALMSIWNTNFLGAETTAVLPYNESLRHLPGFLQQLEMESNGKTVSRDGEPLACRANPIVWGEIGVNGQHAFFQLLHQGGWLIPCDFVVAASSDYPLPGHQAPLLANCLAQSSALAFGKTEQQACIELAAQGLKESDIAKLLPHKVFAGNQPSNTILMSSLDPFQLGMLLALYEHKVFVQGVVWGINSFDQWGVELGKQLANSLLPALQGNPEVDAQLDVSTQGLIAYFRRYGNN from the coding sequence ATGAATCTCACTAAAACAGCCGAGTGGCAAGCCTTACTTGGACATCGTAGTCGACTGCAAGATCGCCACTTACGCGATTTGTTCGCGGAAGACGCGCAACGTTTTCATCATTTTTCGCATGAGCTCGATGGGCTCTTAGTCGATTACTCTAAACAACGCGTCGATAGAGCTGCGCTCAATGATCTCGTGGCTTTAGCGCGTAGTGCTGAAGTCGAACAATGGCGCGATCGTATGTTCGCTGGCGAGAAAATCAACTTCAGTGAAAATCGTGCCGTGCTGCACACCGCGCTGCGACATACGGATTACACACCGTTCCCGAGCGCGGAAGACAATGTCATGCCGCAAGTACATGCGGTGCGCAAACAAATGCGCGACATCGTTGAACGGGTGCGCAGCGGTTTGTGGCGTGGCTTCAAAGGTGATGCGATTCAGAATATCGTTAACATCGGTATCGGTGGTTCAGACCTCGGCCCCAAGTTGGCGACCCGCGCTTTATCGGCGCAACAGCATCCTGGCCTTCATTTCTACTATGTATCGAATCTCGATAGCGCGCATCTCGCGCCCTTGATCGAAAGGTTGGATCCGCGCACGACCTTGTTTATCGTCGCCTCGAAAACCTTCACGACACAAGAAACCAGTATCAACGCCCACACGGCGAGGAATTGGTTGTTGGCGGCAGCGACTGAAGAGTGGGCGATTGCAAAACACTTTATCGCGGTCACTTCAAATCCGAGCAAAGCCATGGAATTCGGCATCCCAGAGCAAAATATTTTGCAGATTTGGGACTGGGTCGGTGGTCGTTATTCTTTGTGGTCAGCGGTTGGTTTGTCCGTTGCTTTGGCGATTGGTATGCGCGGCTTTGAGCGTTTGCTCGAAGGCGCTGAGACTATGGATAAGCATTTTCGCAGTGCGCCTTTGGAAAAAAATCTGCCTGTGCTGTTAGCCTTGATGTCGATTTGGAATACCAATTTCCTTGGCGCTGAAACTACAGCAGTGTTACCGTACAACGAATCGCTACGTCATTTGCCAGGCTTCTTGCAGCAGTTGGAAATGGAATCGAATGGTAAAACGGTGAGCCGCGATGGTGAACCGCTAGCGTGTCGCGCCAATCCTATCGTGTGGGGCGAAATTGGTGTGAATGGTCAACATGCCTTCTTCCAATTGCTGCATCAAGGTGGTTGGTTGATCCCCTGTGATTTCGTGGTCGCCGCCAGCAGCGACTATCCTTTGCCCGGTCATCAAGCGCCCTTACTCGCCAATTGTTTGGCGCAAAGCTCGGCACTCGCTTTCGGTAAAACCGAACAGCAAGCATGCATTGAACTCGCAGCACAAGGCTTGAAAGAAAGTGACATCGCCAAGCTATTACCGCATAAGGTGTTCGCCGGTAATCAGCCGTCGAACACGATCTTGATGAGCAGTCTTGATCCCTTCCAACTCGGTATGTTGTTAGCTCTGTACGAACACAAAGTCTTCGTGCAAGGCGTGGTATGGGGTATCAATTCTTTCGATCAGTGGGGGGTAGAATTGGGTAAACAATTAGCCAATAGTTTGCTGCCCGCTCTGCAAGGCAACCCCGAAGTGGATGCGCAATTGGATGTGTCTACGCAGGGGTTAATTGCTTATTTCCGTCGCTATGGTAACAATTAA
- the gloA gene encoding lactoylglutathione lyase yields the protein MRILHTMLRVGNLQRSIDFYTQVLGMKLLRTSDNPEYQYTLAFLGYGNNPEHAELELTYNYGVESYEMGTAYGHIALAVPNAAQACEAVRAKGGNVTREAGPVKGGKTVIAFVQDPDGYKIELIEREFDQVVTL from the coding sequence ATGCGTATTCTTCATACGATGCTAAGGGTTGGTAATTTGCAGCGCTCGATCGATTTCTACACCCAAGTCTTGGGCATGAAATTGTTGCGGACTTCTGATAATCCAGAATACCAATACACGCTCGCGTTTCTTGGATATGGCAATAACCCTGAACACGCAGAGCTTGAACTGACCTATAACTACGGCGTTGAATCCTATGAGATGGGAACCGCATATGGGCATATTGCCTTGGCAGTCCCCAATGCAGCGCAAGCGTGTGAAGCGGTCAGAGCGAAAGGTGGCAATGTGACGCGCGAAGCGGGGCCGGTCAAAGGCGGTAAAACGGTCATCGCTTTTGTACAAGATCCTGATGGCTACAAAATCGAATTGATCGAACGTGAATTTGATCAGGTCGTCACCTTATAA
- the pdxA gene encoding 4-hydroxythreonine-4-phosphate dehydrogenase PdxA has product MAGSTPVIAITVGEPAGIGPEISLLAAWALRHEMRPVLMGDAAYLAMLAQELDRDIRLMGISQQALRNNGLPGCGKDQITVIDCPLNAHVVPGQLDARNGRAVLQTLDLAIESIEQDWCDAMVTAPLQKSTINDAGVAFTGHTEYLAEKTQTKQVVMMLACEANQALLHPLRVALATTHLPLREVADAIQFDALLTTLQIIDQDLRQKFGIAKPRIFVTGLNPHAGENGYLGREEIDVINPVIQQARALGMDVRGAFPADTLFQHKYLKDADCVLAMYHDQGLSVLKHASFGLGVNVTLGLPLIRTSVDHGTALDLAKLGTGLADAGSMKVAMRMAADMVKRQAALIQAS; this is encoded by the coding sequence ATGGCTGGATCGACGCCCGTCATCGCTATTACAGTCGGTGAACCCGCTGGTATAGGACCTGAAATTTCCTTATTGGCGGCGTGGGCGCTACGGCATGAGATGCGTCCCGTCTTAATGGGGGACGCGGCTTATCTCGCCATGTTAGCGCAAGAGCTAGACCGCGACATCCGCTTGATGGGTATCTCGCAGCAAGCGCTCCGAAACAATGGCTTACCCGGATGTGGCAAGGATCAAATCACTGTCATTGACTGCCCACTCAATGCGCATGTCGTGCCGGGCCAATTAGATGCGCGCAATGGACGTGCGGTATTGCAGACCTTAGATTTGGCGATAGAGTCTATCGAACAGGATTGGTGCGATGCCATGGTCACCGCGCCACTGCAAAAAAGCACGATCAATGATGCTGGCGTAGCATTTACCGGTCACACCGAGTATCTCGCAGAAAAAACGCAGACGAAGCAAGTGGTGATGATGTTGGCTTGTGAGGCAAATCAAGCCTTGCTGCACCCCTTACGCGTTGCCTTAGCGACCACGCATTTGCCTTTGCGTGAGGTCGCTGATGCGATTCAATTCGATGCGCTGTTGACGACTTTGCAGATCATCGATCAAGATTTACGCCAAAAGTTTGGTATCGCCAAACCACGTATATTCGTGACGGGCCTCAATCCGCACGCTGGCGAAAATGGTTATTTGGGGCGTGAAGAAATCGACGTGATCAATCCTGTTATTCAACAGGCACGTGCCTTGGGTATGGATGTACGGGGTGCATTTCCGGCGGACACACTGTTCCAGCATAAATATTTGAAAGATGCGGACTGTGTGTTGGCGATGTATCACGACCAAGGTTTGTCGGTGTTAAAGCATGCGAGTTTTGGACTTGGTGTGAACGTCACCTTGGGTTTGCCTTTAATACGTACGTCGGTTGATCATGGCACCGCGCTCGATTTAGCAAAGTTAGGGACGGGTCTCGCTGACGCAGGTAGCATGAAAGTCGCAATGCGAATGGCCGCCGATATGGTGAAACGTCAAGCGGCCTTAATTCAAGCAAGTTAA
- a CDS encoding peptidylprolyl isomerase, giving the protein MSNFVANYAAAQNSSPVAPLQEVTPLKPSAKKSSKPVSVNGIAVVVGDEAITNLELNDRINTIERGLRAQGTTPPDRSEIQKQVLERMITDRLQIQLAKEQGMRVDDVMLDRSLQRMAESNKMTLQELRNQVEREGTPFAQFREDIRDEILMQRVREREVDSKIQVSELEIDNFLAAEAIAPNKNQEYNLGHIMVRIPENASAEVIAQRQARAQEVFKRMRIGEDFAKLAATYSDSVEAMKGGEVGYREQDKIPPLFMEAVNKIPFVGGFTEIIRSPNGFHILKLLGKRDAAPVVDLAGTQSNVRHILMRPSQMMTAAQVKATLAELKSKIMNKTATFEELAKTNSIDTSAAKGGELGWVYPGDTSPEFEAAMNKLAINEVSDPVETQLGFHIIQVTERKQTEDSIEKKRSKARQAVRARKSDEAVQSWLRQLRDRGYVEFRTENK; this is encoded by the coding sequence ATGAGTAATTTCGTGGCCAATTATGCGGCTGCTCAGAATAGTTCGCCGGTTGCACCACTCCAAGAAGTGACACCGCTGAAGCCGAGTGCTAAGAAGTCAAGCAAACCAGTTTCTGTGAACGGGATTGCAGTCGTGGTAGGCGATGAAGCGATTACCAACCTCGAATTGAATGATCGTATCAACACAATCGAGCGTGGTTTGCGCGCGCAAGGCACAACTCCACCAGATCGCTCAGAAATCCAAAAACAAGTTTTGGAGCGCATGATTACTGATCGCCTACAAATTCAATTGGCGAAAGAGCAGGGCATGCGCGTCGACGATGTCATGTTGGATCGTTCTTTGCAACGTATGGCAGAGTCCAACAAAATGACTTTGCAAGAATTGCGTAATCAAGTGGAACGTGAAGGTACGCCATTTGCACAATTCCGCGAAGACATTCGCGATGAAATTTTGATGCAACGTGTGCGTGAGCGCGAAGTCGATAGCAAGATCCAAGTTTCTGAACTCGAAATCGACAACTTCCTTGCTGCGGAAGCCATCGCACCGAATAAGAATCAAGAATATAACCTCGGTCACATCATGGTTCGTATTCCTGAAAATGCCTCTGCCGAAGTGATCGCACAACGACAAGCTCGTGCGCAAGAAGTTTTTAAACGCATGCGTATTGGTGAGGACTTCGCGAAATTGGCGGCGACTTACTCGGATTCCGTCGAAGCGATGAAAGGTGGCGAAGTGGGTTACCGCGAACAAGACAAGATTCCGCCATTGTTCATGGAAGCCGTGAATAAGATTCCATTCGTCGGTGGCTTTACCGAAATTATCCGTAGCCCGAACGGTTTTCATATTTTGAAATTGTTGGGTAAGCGTGACGCCGCGCCTGTCGTTGATTTGGCGGGTACACAATCGAACGTGCGTCATATCTTGATGCGTCCATCGCAAATGATGACAGCGGCTCAAGTGAAAGCGACTTTGGCCGAGCTCAAATCGAAAATCATGAATAAAACAGCGACTTTCGAAGAATTGGCAAAGACCAATTCCATCGATACATCCGCTGCTAAAGGTGGTGAGTTGGGTTGGGTTTATCCAGGTGATACTTCGCCAGAGTTCGAAGCCGCGATGAACAAATTGGCGATCAATGAAGTCAGTGATCCGGTCGAAACACAGTTGGGTTTCCATATCATTCAAGTGACTGAACGCAAACAGACTGAAGATTCGATCGAGAAGAAACGTTCGAAAGCACGTCAAGCTGTGCGCGCTCGCAAATCCGATGAGGCAGTGCAAAGCTGGTTGCGTCAATTGCGTGATCGCGGTTATGTGGAGTTCCGTACGGAAAATAAATAA
- the rsmA gene encoding 16S rRNA (adenine(1518)-N(6)/adenine(1519)-N(6))-dimethyltransferase RsmA yields the protein MKQHIARKRFGQNFLTDQQVLNDIISCINPKKGESMVEIGPGLAAMTRLLLEGLDQLHVVELDRDLVARLKKGFDPQRLIIHEGDALQFDFATLPVAEGKKLRIVGNLPYNISSPLLFHLATYAEQVEDQHFMLQKEVVERMVAEPGGKEYGRLSVMLQWRYHMELMFIVPPTAFDPPPKVDSAIVRMIPKKEKLPCELEKLEQVVTKAFSQRRKTIRNCLSGMFTEQQLQEVGIDPQLRAEAIPLEHYVALANLL from the coding sequence ATGAAACAACATATTGCCCGTAAACGCTTTGGTCAGAACTTCCTCACGGATCAACAGGTTCTGAACGACATCATTTCCTGTATCAATCCCAAAAAGGGTGAGAGCATGGTCGAGATCGGGCCAGGCTTAGCGGCGATGACACGTTTGTTATTGGAAGGTCTCGATCAATTGCATGTGGTTGAACTCGATCGTGACTTGGTGGCGCGCCTCAAAAAAGGCTTTGATCCACAGCGTTTGATTATTCACGAAGGCGATGCCCTGCAATTTGATTTTGCGACCTTGCCCGTTGCAGAAGGCAAAAAATTACGCATCGTCGGCAATCTGCCATATAACATTTCCAGTCCTCTGTTGTTCCACTTGGCGACCTATGCCGAGCAAGTTGAAGATCAACATTTCATGCTGCAGAAAGAAGTGGTGGAGCGCATGGTGGCCGAACCTGGCGGCAAGGAATATGGTCGTTTGTCCGTCATGCTGCAATGGCGTTATCACATGGAGTTAATGTTCATCGTTCCTCCAACGGCTTTCGACCCACCGCCGAAAGTGGACTCCGCCATTGTGCGTATGATTCCGAAAAAAGAGAAATTGCCATGTGAGCTGGAAAAGTTGGAACAAGTCGTCACTAAAGCCTTTTCTCAACGTCGCAAGACCATCCGCAACTGTTTGTCGGGCATGTTCACCGAACAGCAATTGCAAGAGGTTGGAATCGATCCACAACTGCGCGCAGAAGCGATTCCATTAGAGCACTACGTCGCGCTTGCTAATCTCTTGTGA
- a CDS encoding nucleoside recognition domain-containing protein, with protein MALNYIWIGFFIVGFIAALAQWLFFGDTEVFKRIMDGTFDSARVGVMEIALPLAGVMTLWLGIMNIGEKAGAIDWLAKIIAPFFQRIFPGVPKDHPANGHMVMNFSANLLGLDNAATPFGLKAMESLQTLNPNKDEASDAQIMFLVLHTSGLTLIPLAIMAQRAVLGAADPSDIFIPCMIATYVATMVGLVAVAIRQRINLLNRVVMGWLGGITGFIIFLVWYLSQCLTRTELEVFSKLTANLLLFSIIIAFLVGGMRKKVNVYEAFIEGAKGGITTSITIMPYLVGMLVAIGVLRNSGVLGMIVSGFTWFFTQLGINTDFTAALPTALMKPLSGSGSRAMMVDAMKTYGPDSFVGRLSCIFQGSADTTFYIVALYFGSVGIRKTRYAISLGLLADLAGVIAAIFVAYLFFH; from the coding sequence ATGGCACTCAATTACATCTGGATCGGTTTCTTCATCGTCGGCTTCATCGCTGCCTTGGCTCAATGGCTGTTCTTTGGTGACACCGAAGTCTTCAAGCGCATCATGGACGGCACTTTCGATTCGGCGCGCGTCGGCGTAATGGAAATTGCCTTGCCTCTCGCAGGCGTGATGACGCTGTGGCTGGGCATTATGAATATCGGTGAGAAAGCGGGTGCGATCGACTGGCTCGCCAAGATCATCGCGCCCTTCTTTCAGCGTATTTTCCCCGGCGTGCCGAAAGATCATCCGGCCAATGGTCATATGGTGATGAATTTCTCGGCGAATCTTTTAGGTCTCGATAATGCGGCGACGCCATTTGGATTAAAAGCCATGGAGAGCTTGCAAACCCTCAATCCCAATAAGGATGAAGCCAGCGATGCGCAGATTATGTTTTTGGTGTTGCATACCTCGGGACTGACTTTAATTCCCCTCGCGATCATGGCGCAACGCGCAGTGTTGGGGGCGGCAGATCCTTCGGATATTTTTATTCCTTGTATGATCGCGACCTATGTCGCCACCATGGTCGGCCTCGTGGCGGTCGCAATTCGCCAGCGAATCAATTTGCTCAATCGTGTTGTCATGGGATGGCTAGGCGGCATTACTGGCTTCATTATTTTCTTGGTGTGGTACCTCAGCCAATGTCTCACGCGTACCGAGCTAGAGGTATTTTCAAAACTGACAGCGAATCTTCTACTGTTCTCCATCATCATCGCGTTCTTAGTCGGCGGTATGCGCAAGAAAGTGAACGTGTATGAAGCCTTCATCGAGGGAGCTAAAGGCGGCATCACGACTTCGATCACCATCATGCCTTACTTGGTTGGCATGTTGGTCGCCATCGGTGTGTTACGCAATTCTGGCGTGCTGGGTATGATTGTGTCAGGCTTCACATGGTTCTTTACGCAGCTCGGCATCAACACTGACTTCACTGCGGCACTCCCGACCGCCTTAATGAAGCCACTCAGCGGCAGTGGCTCACGCGCCATGATGGTCGACGCCATGAAGACCTATGGTCCTGATTCTTTCGTAGGCAGACTGTCTTGCATCTTCCAAGGATCTGCTGACACGACGTTCTATATCGTGGCTTTGTATTTTGGATCAGTGGGCATCCGCAAAACGCGTTATGCGATTTCTTTGGGGTTATTGGCGGATTTGGCAGGGGTAATCGCGGCGATCTTTGTGGCTTATTTGTTTTTTCATTGA